A section of the Pochonia chlamydosporia 170 chromosome 2, whole genome shotgun sequence genome encodes:
- a CDS encoding Sit4-associated protein (similar to Neosartorya fischeri NRRL 181 XP_001266905.1): MFWRFGGYANISTIDTILDKPDFTLEELLDESDLIQELKQHNSKLIEYLREDNILQKLLEYVVAPKLEVFATPDDPTDDESKGKTRLLPFSRPRASSRATDVTENDDEEQEKRRNRYALVASEVLSSDTWSIYEALTENRDLIRKFWKFLERPAPLDPLQASYFTKVNESLFEKKTDDMMELFRSIPNVVPELLRHVECPMIMDLLLKIIALDRNEGGQGIVEWLYSKDIIPTLLSCLDPKHSWVVQTAAGDFIKAIITISANASQNEQQCIGPNELTRQLVSQPCVEQLIGYMLGGGNPLTVGVGIVIEVIRKNNSDYDPDVGTEANQVPSSRDPIYLGNLLRLFAQNVPKFMSLIMDGPARKAGSDSTFGEKLEPLGFDRFKTCELMAELLHCSNMGLLNEVGSEELIATRDAERQRLRVQGKLGPLREDDQSADDLTMRMGHGGVHDEGRRLEVTNADEDGFEEVEPSKEMNEDTSHEFVKAEDDIAAAAPSSFIEKDEDDFVDEPLSSPRLAVGADKINEQRFEDPDLVVAPLSPSKAKPAEVSEPETVATANNARSTELDSAAREIDEHLTSTQQPANLSVSTDPLAQPTTGGASLNPNDLGDQHRGLSPHPEDTPAPLFSAASAAQTATTEHNPERLETVAETSAELDLPERVEASEETSNAGDSSVAQERQQPQANIPLEPVVGDYLKMQFVEHRVVPAILSFFFSYPWNNFLHNVVYDIVQQVFNGPMDRGYNPTLAVSLFEAADITTAIINGQQASDESQAKTKTRMGYMGHLTLIAEEVVKFTERHPPELLSEMVLDKVMSQEWINYVEGALAETRERDNAILGGVRPEVALGHRASIGGGSGLGGVGLSGLGGVSATGSNALAEAGLNGGIELSEGGNNGIGPFAISAGTLMSGFGSSSDEEDDDGDVEEEDVNSEVSGDSFDGRSIGSPEVAANANTDSPVDVIMMSPEPLKASSGDSAVEIRATLGSPVSFAAAHHNDDDDDDDEIMADDLQQEAAAHNGYSEGSAERSISS; this comes from the exons ATGTTTTGGAGATTTGGCGGCtacgccaacatctccaccaTCGACACAATCCTCGACAAACCCGACTTCACCCTCGAGGAGCTGCTAGACGAGAGCGACCTCATTCAGGAGCTCAAGCAGCACAACTCTAAGCTCATCGAATATCTCCGCGAGGACAACATCCTccagaagctgctggagTATGTAGTCGCCCCGAAACTCGAAGTCTTCGCAACCCCCGACGACCCCACCGACGATGAGTCCAAGGGCAAAACCCGTCTGCTACCCTTCTCACGGCCGCGTGCGTCTTCCCGCGCTACCGATGTCACCGAaaatgacgacgaggagcagGAAAAGAGGCGCAATAGATATGCCCTCGTTGCTTCCGAAGTCTTGAGCTCCGACACGTGGTCCATCTACGAGGCCCTGACCGAGAACCGTGACCTGATTCGCAAGTTTTGGAAGTTTCTTGAGCGTCCTGCCCCCCTCGATCCGCTCCAGGCAAGCTACTTCACAAAGGTCAATGAGTCTCTGTTCGAAAAGAAGAccgacgacatgatggagCTGTTTCGGAGCATCCCCAATGTTGTCCCCGAGCTTCTGAGGCATGTCGAATGCCCCATGATTATGGATCTACTTCTCAAGATTATCGCCCTGGATCGGAACGAAGGAGGACAAGGCATTGTCGAG TGGCTCTATTCAAAGGACATCATTCCCACACTACTCTCCTGCCTCGACCCGAAGCACAGCTGGGTTGTGCAGACGGCTGCGGGTGACTTTATCAAGGCTATTATTACCATCTCCGCCAACGCCTCACAAAACGAACAACAATGCATCGGCCCCAACGAGCTCACACGTCAGCTGGTATCGCAACCCTGTGTCGAACAGCTGATCGGCTATATGCTCGGAGGAGGAAACCCACTTACCGTAGGTGTCGGAATTGTCATCGAAGTCATCAGAAAGAACAACTCGGATTATGACCCCGACGTGGGCACAGAAGCCAACCAAGTTCCTTCCAGCCGAGATCCAATTTACCTTGGGAATCTGTTGCGGCTTTTCGCCCAGAATGTGCCCAAGTTCATGAGCCTTATCATGGACGGGCCTGCACGCAAAGCGGGCTCCGACTCTACCTTTGGGGAGAAGCTCGAGCCTCTCGGTTTCGATCGATTCAAGACTTGCGAATTGATGGCAGAGCTGTTACATTGCAGTAACATGGGGCTGCTCAATGAAGTTGGGTCCGAAGAATTGATCGCAACGCGAGATGCTGAACGTCAACGTCTGCGAGTCCAAGGAAAGCTGGGACCCTTGCGAGAAGATGACCAGTCTGCTGATGATCTCACCATGCGCATGGGCCATGGTGGCGTCCACGACGAAGGTCGACGTCTCGAGGTTACAAATGCTGACGAAGATGGCTTCGAGGAAGTTGAGCCTAGCAAAGAAATGAACGAAGACACGTCGCACGAATTTGTCAAGGCCGAAGACGacattgctgccgctgcaCCCTCGTCATTCATCGAAAAGGACGAAGATGATTTTGTGGACGAGCCGCTCAGCTCTCCTCGTCTGGCTGTAGGTGCTGACAAGATCAATGAGCAGCGTTTCGAGGATCCTGATCTAGTTGTGGCGCCGCTTTCACCTTCAAAGGCGAAACCGGCTGAGGTATCGGAACCCGAGACAgtggccacggccaacaaTGCCCGGTCCACGGAACTGGACTCGGCGGCTAGGGAGATCGACGAGCATCTCACCTCTACGCAGCAGCCTGCCAATTTATCTGTTTCTACTGACCCTCTTGCTCAGCCCACGACAGGCGGTGCGTCTTTGAATCCCAACGACTTGGGTGACCAGCACCGAGGCCTTTCTCCTCACCCCGAAGATACCCCGGCTCCGCTGTTCTCTGCTGCGAGTGCTGCCCAAACCGCCACTACAGAACACAACCCGGAGAGGTTGGAGACTGTTGCTGAAACTTCAGCTGAGTTGGACCTGCCAGAAAGAGTAGAAGCCTCAGAAGAGACTTCAAACGCAGGCGATTCATCCGTTGCTCAGGAACGgcaacaaccacaagcaaaTATACCCCTGGAGCCTGTTGTTGGAGATTATCTGAAGATGCAATTTGTCGAGCACCGTGTTGTACCTGCAATTTTG tcctttttcttctcaTACCCCTGGAACAACTTTTTGCACAATGTTGTCTATGATATTGTACAGCAAGTCTTCAACGGTCCCATGGATCGTGGCTATAACCCTACTCTAGCAGTTTCCCTATTCGAAGCAGCTGATATTACAACAGCCATTATCAATGGACAACAGGCTAGCGATGAGTCccaagccaagacaaaaacCCGCATGGGATATATGGGCCACCTGACACTTATTGCTGAAGAAGTGGTCAAGTTCACCGAGAGACATCCACCGGAACTGCTTTCTGAGATGGTCTTGGACAAGGTTATGAGCCAAGAGTGGATCAACTACGTTGAAGGCGCCCTTGCGGAGACGCGTGAACGTGACAATGCCATCCTGGGCGGAGTTCGGCCTGAAGTTGCTCTTGGCCACCGCGCCAGCATAGGCGGTGGCAGCGGCTTGGGTGGTGTTGGACTGTCTGGTTTGGGTGGCGTTTCCGCAACCGGTTCCAATGCTTTGGCGGAAGCAGGCCTGAATGGCGGCATCGAACTTAGCGAAGGTGGTAACAATGGTATTGGGCCCTTTGCAATCAGCGCCGGGACCCTGATGTCGGGCTTTGGAAGTAGCAGcgatgaagaggacgatgatggtgatgttgaggaggaagatgttAACTCTGAGGTGAGTGGAGATTCTTTTGACGGTCGAAGCATTGGCTCTCCGGAGGTGGCTGCAAATGCAAACACGGATTCTCCGGTTGATGTGATCATGATGTCTCCGGAGCCTCTCAAAGCATCCTCGGGAGATTCCGCCGTGGAGATCCGTGCGACACTTGGTTCACCAGTGAGCTTTGCGGCGGCCCATCacaacgacgatgatgacgacgacgacgagatcATGGCAGATGACTTGCAGCAAGAAGCAGCGGCACACAATGGTTATTCTGAAGGCTCGGCAGAACGATCAATATCATCATAG
- a CDS encoding SIT4 phosphatase-associated protein (similar to Metarhizium acridum CQMa 102 XP_007808036.1), whose translation MHQKNNQAAQSSSATFHHDGDEDDDNTMDPFRDGDDDIDDDDDLDVDDVQDGGRGSWWRSMVGRKSSAENGDSDEADEDEDEFGDFAMAEDDKGGDSNREQLVLRPLAVNPAKESSRGLSGLWPFGSRNDSKSKREEDAQDAQDEVVVSGDGKQAEDHKAIEVKEAASRTSIEEPDEEEVVIGK comes from the coding sequence ATGCACCAGAAGAACAACCAAGCAGCTCAATCATCCTCAGCGACGTTTCACCATGACggagacgaagacgacgacaataCAATGGACCCCTTTagagatggcgatgatgacattgacgacgatgacgacctAGATGTAGACGACGTACAAGACGGCGGGCGTGGATCATGGTGGAGAAGCATGGTTGGCAGGAAGAGCAGCGCTGAAAACGGTGACTCTGACGAagctgatgaggatgaagatgaatttGGAGACTTTGCCATGGCGGAAGACGACAAGGGCGGTGACTCGAATAGGGAGCAGTTGGTTCTCAGACCCCTGGCAGTAAACCCAGCCAAGGAGAGCAGCAGAGGTCTCAGCGGCCTATGGCCATTTGGTTCCAGAAACGACAGCAAGTCAAAACGCGAGGAAGACGCCCAAGACGCCCAAGACGAGGTTGTGGTATCCGGGGATGGGAAGCAGGCTGAGGATCATAAAGCCATTGAAGTCAAGGAGGCAGCAAGCAGGACTAGCATTGAAGAACcggacgaggaagaagttgtcaTTGGTAAATGA
- a CDS encoding G-patch domain-containing protein (similar to Cordyceps militaris CM01 XP_006665395.1), whose translation MSSNGNFQFDPSRLTKAAAAEFSSSASEDEDDYRIPGVAADDDEFGDFNPRKKRRLGKNNKEKAALGIFGSDSEDDGPGSRWKRKSLRNKGMTFVSTNSKANKSEDEMESEDNKPVLGSWNNDEDDDGQDDDEEDDDDNTTSGIGLGFGRGLGSTFQRATEDEEDETIKASPPKVKSRFQGGGVLGRGFVPSSANEPVLKETVANKEPPQNKPQHSTFTSKGKINAKGFGARMMAKMGYVQGTGLGKEGQGRNLIIEANLRPQGAGLGAVKEKSEHERREEKRQAELRGEKVIDSDEEEKKRKRAKKKALGGAAGSGASTPRRQKTKYLTAEELKASAPGLNIPEAFTPILDMTGPGSKMLTSTSGIMTPTSGVPESTELIEARKLVKRAQADLQAFSEEWRSLEERKTWVNAELEEREREMEDLRSDFERLQAFSSMIAEQLTVDSDWDLVINCLQKAAELGTANADTADIAVAAVHPFFRDTEWDPLAEPSKFTPELKRLAPLLMKSQNEGRSVDKWHSNSLQQEGIYRRHQKATTPYESMMYKNWLPRVVTAIREWDPLTPSPMLDVVESWNDLLPPFIRAQVMDHVARKLETAVSDWNPKKKRQSHHLPHTWLFPWLQHLPPYHLDPKGTGLVADVKRKFRQLIDVWEFERGTVPGLKQWEDVLGSQWRPLIMSHVLPSMGRYLRMNFRVDPADQEPYLPVLTGVMTWNRMLGDTIIAEVLVQDVFPMWYDKLREWLALGEADLEEVAEWYSWWRGVLLKDMAHVKGVRNELDKGLQIMNIV comes from the coding sequence ATGTCGAGCAACGGCAACTTTCAGTTCGACCCGTCGCGTCTCACGaaagctgccgccgctgaATTCTCGTCTTCGGCATcagaagacgaggatgactACCGCATACCAGGCGTGGCAGCGGACGACGATGAGTTCGGCGACTTTAACCCCAGAAAAAAGCGGCGACTCGGCAAGAACAATAAGGAGAAGGCTGCACTTGGTATTTTTGGCTCCGACAGCGAGGATGATGGGCCAGGGTCGAGATGGAAACGAAAGTCTCTCCGAAATAAGGGCATGACCTTTGTTTCGACGAAttccaaagcaaacaaatcCGAGGACGAAATGGAATCAGAGGATAACAAGCCGGTGTTGGGCAGTTGGAATaatgacgaagacgacgacggtcaagacgatgacgaagaagacgacgatgacaacACAACAAGTGGTATTGGGTTGGGCTTTGGGCGCGGCCTAGGCTCTACATTCCAGCGAGCCaccgaagatgaagaagacgagaccATAAAAGCCTCTCCTCCGAAGGTGAAGTCTAGATTCCAAGGGGGCGGCGTCCTTGGAAGGGGCTTCGTGCCATCATCCGCGAACGAGCCCGTTTTAAAAGAGACGGTGGCGAATAAAGAACCACCTCAAAACAAACCACAGCATAGCACTTTCACTAGCAAAGGAAAAATCAACGCCAAAGGCTTTGGAGCACGAATGATGGCTAAAATGGGCTACGTCCAAGGCACAGGTCTCGGtaaagaaggacaaggaagaaaCTTAATCATTGAAGCGAATCTACGACCTCAAGGTGCTGGTTTGGGAGCCGTCAAGGAGAAATCCGAACATGAACGCCGGGAAGAGAAGCGCCAAGCGGAATTACGGGGCGAAAAGGTAATCGATtctgatgaagaggagaagaaacgcaagagagccaagaagaaggctctcGGAGGTGCAGCTGGCAGCGGTGCTAGTACTCCGCGAAGACAAAAGACGAAATACTTGACAGCTGAAGAATTGAAAGCCTCAGCTCCGGGCTTAAATATTCCAGAAGCTTTTACGCCCATTTTGGACATGACTGGACCTGGGAGCAAGAtgctcacatcaacaagcGGAATCATGACGCCAACATCTGGTGTGCCTGAATCAACAGAACTGATTGAGGCAAGGAAATTGGTCAAACGAGCGCAAGCAGATCTCCAAGCTTTTTCTGAAGAGTGGAGAAGCCTTGAGGAACGCAAGACTTGGGTCAATGCTGAACTGGAGGAAAGGGAACGAGAAATGGAAGACCTGCGGTCCGACTTTGAGAGACTCCAAGCGTTTTCTAGCATGATTGCTGAACAGCTCACCGTGGATTCCGACTGGGATTTAGTTATCAACTGTTTGCAGAAAGCAGCTGAGCTTGGTACTGCCAACGCTGACACGGCAGACATTGCCGTCGCTGCGGTTCACCCTTTCTTCCGAGACACTGAATGGGATCCTCTCGCAGAACCGTCTAAGTTTACGCCGGAACTCAAGCGTTTAGCACCATTGCTCATGAAGTCGCAAAATGAAGGTCGCTCTGTTGACAAGTGGCACTCGAACAGTCTGCAGCAGGAAGGCATCTATCGGAGACACCAGAAAGCTACAACACCGTACGAAAGCATGATGTATAAAAACTGGCTGCCGCGTGTTGTCACAGCAATCCGCGAATGGGACCCGTTGACGCCGAGTCCAATGCTCGACGTGGTAGAGAGCTGGAACGACCTGCTCCCCCCTTTCATAAGAGCTCAGGTCATGGACCATGTAGCACGGAAGCTTGAGACTGCGGTTTCGGACTGGAATCCCAAAAAGAAGCGTCAAAGTCACCATCTGCCGCACACTTGGCTCTTCCCGTGGTTACAGCACCTGCCTCCGTACCACCTAGATCCAAAGGGCACCGGCCTAGTGGCAGACGTCAAGAGAAAGTTCCGACAGCTCATTGACGTCTGGGAGTTTGAGCGCGGAACAGTACCTGGCCTGAAGCAATGGGAGGACGTCTTGGGCAGTCAATGGCGACCACTTATCATGTCTCACGTACTTCCATCCATGGGTCGATACTTGAGAATGAATTTCCGTGTCGACCCTGCAGACCAAGAGCCTTACCTCCCTGTCCTCACAGGGGTGATGACGTGGAATCGCATGCTTGGTGACACCATTATTGCCGAGGTGCTTGTACAAGATGTCTTTCCAATGTGGTACGACAAACTGCGGGAGTGGTTGGCCCTTGGCGAAGCAGACCTTGAGGAAGTGGCAGAGTGGTACAGCTGGTGGCGTGGCGTGTTGTTGAAGGACATGGCTCACGTCAAGGGGGTCAGAAATGAATTGGATAAGGGACTGCAAATTATGAACATTGTGTAA